One region of Oryza glaberrima chromosome 7, OglaRS2, whole genome shotgun sequence genomic DNA includes:
- the LOC127779052 gene encoding sister chromatid cohesion protein SCC2 isoform X1: MDPGRGGRRRAGFERACRLPNTVHSEIASALPLPTLPLNLGAGLLDDDDPLADPDRPDMIMQAANIARILADTDVSHLGFTEADNVETDPSQCSWLWREVLKHNPDAFTIKPRPLPPSQDPLEGQENQNQEHEKHFAHVAPNFNSMRKDHGFPRDDPIPHSEHLNNDLTQDPVASKKPKVRKKEIHNSASSSDPSIPNSQEVIANFCEMVEDFCGRVEIPDDADGDEWLSIPLNDAKVLVNEITFVRSKKILHEIPMDTLTRLLHVIDRQIRCSQGLSIDVKENADAADAEPLVFSALESIHAALAIMTHHDMPKQLYREELIERILDFSRHQIIDCMAASNPTFRALYKPAEKVTNDGDEDEEDMGNGPANKRRRTANLSMRKSSTNKVSASIHSAVQKLCLILGFLTELLTTVRLSDSCILQLAKTCFTTFLVDNMQLLQLKAIGVICTVFSSYTQHRTYLVDETLVLLRKLQFSKNAIRTYHLADEEHKQIQMITALLVHLVQFSANVPDGLKGTVNWSTIVDASIDASYPIKCYEAATEACCLFWTNVLQRFTAAKSQDMSEAKGIIDNLVQDLLTILNLPEYPAAAPVLEVLCVLLLQNAGLKSKDTSARCFAIDLLGGIASRLKRDSVICSKEKLWILQELIDTESDGSKILKNKCCICLGGRGINMQCDVCGRCFHSDCVGAVSQENLQCDYACPLCFCKRQLSVLQSYYELQNKENGKRNAASHRKKSTVPDEVTAVDIVQQILLTYIQEGGPQDDGNLFTRWFYLCMWYKDDPHSQEKIIYYLARLKTKDILRDSGNGLVLSRDWAKKICLALGQKNSFSRGFDKILSLLLASLRENSPVIRAKALRAVSSIVEADPEVLGDKRVQSAVEGRFCDSAISVREAALELVGRHIASHPDVGLKYIEKVAERIKDTGVSVRKRAIKIIRDLCASNPNTDTTRAFVEIISRVNDEESSVQDLVCKTFYELWFEEPTGSHKHLVADGSSVPMEIAVKTEQIVDMLRKMPNHLPLITIVKRNLALDFLPQSAKATGINSSFMASLRKRCELICKRLLERILQVEEGAASETEVHALPYVLALQAFCIVDPTLCTPATQPFQFVETLQPYLKKQVDNKSTAQLLESIIFVIDAVLPLIWKPPQSVVIELEQDLKQMIVRHSFLTVVHACIKCLCALSKAADRGPRLLEYLVNIFYKHLSGSNSSNSDSQLLGRSLFCLGLLLRYGSQLMAASENQLDFPKIISLLKKEYLLKDDFSLKVRGLQALGYILIAKPDFMLRKDISTLIESSLSSVVDYRLKIQGLQNLFEYLRDAESQLNAESTGKPTPNATNSGSEVPVAAGAGDTNICGGIIQLYWNSILERCLDINDQVRQTALKIVEIVLRQGLVHPITCVPHLIALETDPLEGNSKLAHHLLMNMNEKYPSFFESRLGDGLQMSFRFFESTISNHDMVATNMKSNPIAFVKPGISRIYRLIRANRNSRNKFVHSIVRKFEGDNRSYPTISFLMYCAEVLASLPFTSPDEPLYLIYDINRVIQLRAGAVEANLKNWTSMYQQQEMVGMPRDTGDVMHEPGGCSDQNLVDVSQMMLGNTCSTPVVNMAKLQEDCHGAIALQLLLKLKRHLKTVYSLTDARCQAFSLKDPPKSGETISKQNIPLNISNTNTSLPSCPQDAACVYQDFKTVLREDTVDYGMYTVSAQKKRPTPRSSSRVRRPAAVTRGRGGGGGGGDEDTDDEDWTGGGARVLDLSAQGGRVTRQRVQV, translated from the exons ATGGACCCCGGCCGAGGCGGACGCCGGAGGGCCGGCTTCGAGCGCGCCTGCCGCCTGCCCAACACCGTCCACTCCGAGATCGCCTCCGCGCTGCCGCTCCCCACGCTCCCGCTCAACCtcggcgccggcctcctcgacgacgacgaccccctCGCCGACCCCGACCGCCCCGACATGATCATGCAGGCCGCCAACATCgcccgcatcctcgccgacacCGACGTCTCCCACCT GGGCTTCACGGAGGCGGACAACGTCGAGACGGACCCCAGCCAGTGCTCCTGGCTCTGGAGGGAGGTGCTCAAGCATAACCCCGACGCCTTCACCATCAAACCCCGCCCTCTCCCGCCTTCCCAAG ATCCCCTTGAAGGCCAAGAAAATCAAAATCAGGAGCATGAGAAGCATTTTGCGCATGTTGCGCCAAACTTTAATAGCATGCGAAAGGACCATGGATTTCCTCGGGATGACCCTATCCCACATAGCGAGCATCTTAAT AATGATCTAACACAAGATCCAGTTGCTTCAAAGAAGCCAAAAGTTAGGAAGAAAGAAATCCATAATTCTGCTTCAAGTTCTGACCCTAGCATTCCTAATAGTCAAG AAGTTATCGCCAACTTCTGTGAGATGGTAGAAGATTTCTGTGGAAGAGTAGAAATTCCTGATGATGCAGATGGTGATGAGTGGCTATCAATTCCACTGAATGATGCTAAAGTTCTTGTAAATGAAATCACATTTGTTCGGTCAAAAAAGATTTTGCATGAGATTCCGATGGATACACTTACAAGGCTATTACATGTGATAGACCGTCAGATCCGGTGTTCTCAAGGTTTATCAATAGATGTGAAGGAAAAT GCTGATGCTGCAGATGCTGAACCCTTGGTTTTCTCTGCTTTGGAGTCCATTCATGCAGCATTAGCTATAATGACCCACCATGACATGCCAAAGCAGCTGTATCGAGAAGAA CTTATTGAGAGAATTCTTGATTTCTCACGACATCAGATCATTGATTGTATGGCTGCAAGTAACCCAACCTTTCGAGCTCTTTACAAACCAGCTGAAAAAGTCACAAATGATG gggatgaggatgaagaagacatGGGAAATGGACCAGCTAACAAAAGGAGGCGTACTGCTAATTTAAGCATGAGAAAATCTTCTACAAACAA AGTTTCTGCCTCTATACATTCAGCTGTACAGAAACTGTGCTTGATATTGGGCTTTCTTACGGAACTCCTGACAACAGTGCGCTTATCAGATAGTTGTATTTTGCAATTAGCAAAAACATGCTTTACCACATTCCTGGTGGACAATATGCAACTTTTACAATTGAAAGCAATTGGTGTCATTTGCACG GTTTTTTCATCATACACACAACACAGGACATACTTGGTTGATGAAACACTTGTTCTTCTTCGTAAGCTACAGTTTTCAAAAAATGCTATTAGAACTTACCATCTAGCAGATGAAGAACATAAGCAAATCCAGATGATAACAGCATTGTTAGTTCACCTGGTTCAGTTCAGTGCAAATGTTCCTGATGGTTTAAAGGGAACGGTGAACTGGAGCACTATTGTTGATGCATCGATAGACGCTAGTTATCCAATCAAATGCTATGAAGCAGCAACGGAGGCTTGCTGCCTTTTTTGGACCAATGTGCTTCAACGTTTCACTGCTGCTAAATCTCAGGATATGTCGGAAGCCAAAGGGATTATAGATAATCTTGTGCAGGACTTGCTAACTATACTAAACTTGCCTGAGTATCCAGCTGCTGCCCCAGTACTTGAG GTTCTCTGTGTGTTGCTGCTTCAAAATGCTGGATTGAAATCAAAGGACACCTCTGCTCGCTGTTTTGCTATTGATCTTCTTGGTGGTATTGCATCAAGGTTGAAACGTGATTCGGTTATCTGTAGCAAGGAGAAGCTTTGGATATTGCAAGAACTCATTGATACTGAAAGTGATGGCTCGAAAATCTTAAAGAATAAATGCTGTATTTGTCTTGGTGGAAGAGGTataaatatgcaatgtgatgtCTGTGGAAGATGTTTCCATTCAGATTGTGTGGGTGCTGTTAGTCAGGAAAACCTACAGTGTGATTATGCCTGTCCATTATGCTTTTGCAAACGGCAGCTCAGTGTGTTACAGTCATATTATGAGTTGCAAAATAAAGAGAACGGCAAAAGAAATGCTGCCTCTCATCGGAAGAAATCCACTGTACCTGATGAGGTGACAGCTGTGGATATTGTTCAACAAATACTTTTGACTTATATCCAGGAAGGTGGTCCACAAGATGATGGAAATTTGTTTACACGATG GTTCTATCTCTGCATGTGGTACAAAGATGATCCACATTCTCAAGAGAAGATCATCTACTATCTTGCCAGACTGAAAACTAAAGACATTCTGCGGGATTCTGGCAATGGTTTGGTATTATCCAGAGATTGGGCTAAGAAAATTTGTTTGGCACTTGGCCAGAAGAACTCATTTTCTAGAGGGTTCGATAAAATCCTTTCCCTCCTTTTG GCTAGCTTGAGAGAAAATTCTCCTGTAATAAGAGCAAAGGCCTTGCGTGCA GTCAGCAGTATAGTCGAAGCTGATCCTGAGGTGTTGGGTGACAAACGTGTCCAGTCTGCTGTTGAAGGAAGGTTTTGTGACTCAGCTATTTCTGTCCGTGAAGCTGCGCTTGAGCTTGTGGGTAGACACATTGCTTCACATCCTGATGTCGGCCTGAAG TATATTGAGAAAGTGGCTGAGCGGATAAAGGACACAGGAGTAAGTGTTCGCAAACGTGCGATCAAAATCATCCGTGATCTGTGTGCTTCAAATCCAAACACGGACACTACTCGTGCCTTTGTGGAGATAATTTCTCGTGTTAATGACGAGGAGTCTAGTGTACAG GATCTTGTATGCAAAACATTTTATGAGCTATGGTTTGAAGAACCAACTGGGAGTCATAAGCACTTGGTTGCTGATGGTAGTTCAGTTCCTATGGAGATTGCAGTAAAGACCGAACAAATTGTTGACATGTTGAGAAAGATGCCCAATCACCTACCCCTCATTACCATTGTAAAGCGCAACTTGGCTCTTGATTTCCTTCCACAGTCAGCTAAGGCCACAGGCATTAACTCATCATTTATGGCATCTCTAAGAAAGCGTTGTGAGTTGATATGTAAGCGCTTGTTGGAAAGAATACTGCAG GTGGAAGAGGGAGCTGCTAGTGAGACTGAAGTCCATGCACTTCCTTATGTTCTTGCCTTGCAAGCATTTTGCATTGTTGATCCCACCCTCTGCACTCCTGCAACTCAACCTTTTCAGTTTGTTGAAACACTTCAACCATACCTTAAGAAGCAG GTTGACAATAAATCAACAGCTCAGTTGCTTGAAAGTATAATTTTTGTAATTGATGCTGTTCTTCCACTCATATGGAAGCCACCACAATCTGTGGTAATAGAGCTAGAGCAGGATCTGAAGCAGATGATTGTTCGACACTCCTTTTTGACAGTTGTGCATGCCTGTATCAA GTGCCTTTGCGCCCTTAGCAAAGCAGCAGATAGAGGGCCAAGGTTATTGGAATACCTTGTAAACATTTTTTACAAGCATCTGTCGGGTTCTAACTCTTCTAATTCTGATAGTCAG CTTTTGGGCCGATCATTGTTTTGTCTTGGACTGCTCCTTAGGTATGGTTCTCAACTCATGGCAGCATCCGAAAATCAACTTGATTTCCCAAAGATTATCAGCTTGCTGAAGAAGGAATATCTTCTCAAGGATGATTTCAGCTTGAAGGTTCGAGGTTTGCAG GCTTTGGGATACATACTTATTGCAAAGCCTGATTTTATGCTACGTAAAGATATCTCAACCCTAATAGAGTCATCATTGTCTTCTGTTGTTGATTATAGATTAAAG ATTCAAGGATTGCAGAACCTTTTTGAGTATCTACGTGATGCGGAAAGCCAGCTCAATGCAGAGAGTACTGGCAAGCCTACACCCAATGCAACAAACAGTGGAAGTGAAGTGCCTGTTGCTGCAGGTGCTGGAGATACTAACATATGCGGTGGTATTATCCAATTATATTGGAATTCTATTCTTGAAAGATGCTTGGATATAAATGATCAAGTCCGTCAAACTGCACTAAAG attgttGAAATTGTTCTCCGCCAGGGTTTGGTTCACCCCATTACTTGTGTTCCACACCTTATAGCACTAGAAACTGACCCACTGGAGGGGAACTCAAAGTTGGCTCATCATCTGCTAATGAATATGAATGAAAA GTACCCTTCATTTTTTGAAAGCCGGTTAGGTGATGGCCTGCAGATGTCATTTCGATTTTTCGAGTCCACAATCAGCAATCATGATATGGTGGCCACAAACATGAAATCTAATCCAATTGCGTTTGTTAAACCTGGGATATCTCGAATATACCGCCTCATCCGTGCAAACCGGAATTCCAGGAACAAATTTGTACACTCAATAGTCCGTAAATTTGAGGGTGATAACCGCAGTTACCCCACAATTAGCTTTCTCAT GTACTGTGCTGAAGTTCTTGCGTCTCTCCCATTCACAAGCCCTGATGAGCCACTTTACTTGATATATGATATAAATCGGGTTATTCAATTAAGAGCTGGAGCAGTTGAGgcaaatttgaaaaattggaCTTCCATGTATCAGCAGCAAGAAATGGTGGGTATGCCAAGAGACACTGGTGATGTTATGCATGAGCCTGGGGGATGCTCTGACCAAAATTTGGTTGATGTTTCTCAAATGATGCTTGGCAATACATGCAGCACGCCAGTTGTTAACATGGCCAAACTTCAG GAGGATTGCCATGGCGCGATAGCCCTGCAGCTCCTTCTCAAGCTGAAGAGACATCTGAAAACTGTCTATAGTTTAACCGATGCCCGGTGTCAG GCATTTTCTTTGAAGGATCCACCAAAATCTGGCGAAACAATCTCCAAGCAGAATATCCCATTGAACATTAGTAATACCAACACCAGTTTGCCGAGCTGCCCGCAGGATGCAGCATGTGTATACCAG GATTTCAAGACAGTGCTGCGAGAAGACACCGTGGACTACGGGATGTACACCGTTTCGGCCCAGAAAAAACGTCCGACTCCAAGAAGCTCGTCGAGAGTAAGAAGACCGGCGGCTGTTACAAgaggccgtggtggtggtggtggtggtggtgatgaggaCACCGATGACGAAGATTGGACTGGTGGTGGAGCAAGAGTGCTGGACTTAAGCGCTCAGGGTGGGCGAGTAACAAGGCAGAGGGTCCAAGTCTGA
- the LOC127779052 gene encoding sister chromatid cohesion protein SCC2 isoform X2: MRKDHGFPRDDPIPHSEHLNNDLTQDPVASKKPKVRKKEIHNSASSSDPSIPNSQEVIANFCEMVEDFCGRVEIPDDADGDEWLSIPLNDAKVLVNEITFVRSKKILHEIPMDTLTRLLHVIDRQIRCSQGLSIDVKENADAADAEPLVFSALESIHAALAIMTHHDMPKQLYREELIERILDFSRHQIIDCMAASNPTFRALYKPAEKVTNDGDEDEEDMGNGPANKRRRTANLSMRKSSTNKVSASIHSAVQKLCLILGFLTELLTTVRLSDSCILQLAKTCFTTFLVDNMQLLQLKAIGVICTVFSSYTQHRTYLVDETLVLLRKLQFSKNAIRTYHLADEEHKQIQMITALLVHLVQFSANVPDGLKGTVNWSTIVDASIDASYPIKCYEAATEACCLFWTNVLQRFTAAKSQDMSEAKGIIDNLVQDLLTILNLPEYPAAAPVLEVLCVLLLQNAGLKSKDTSARCFAIDLLGGIASRLKRDSVICSKEKLWILQELIDTESDGSKILKNKCCICLGGRGINMQCDVCGRCFHSDCVGAVSQENLQCDYACPLCFCKRQLSVLQSYYELQNKENGKRNAASHRKKSTVPDEVTAVDIVQQILLTYIQEGGPQDDGNLFTRWFYLCMWYKDDPHSQEKIIYYLARLKTKDILRDSGNGLVLSRDWAKKICLALGQKNSFSRGFDKILSLLLASLRENSPVIRAKALRAVSSIVEADPEVLGDKRVQSAVEGRFCDSAISVREAALELVGRHIASHPDVGLKYIEKVAERIKDTGVSVRKRAIKIIRDLCASNPNTDTTRAFVEIISRVNDEESSVQDLVCKTFYELWFEEPTGSHKHLVADGSSVPMEIAVKTEQIVDMLRKMPNHLPLITIVKRNLALDFLPQSAKATGINSSFMASLRKRCELICKRLLERILQVEEGAASETEVHALPYVLALQAFCIVDPTLCTPATQPFQFVETLQPYLKKQVDNKSTAQLLESIIFVIDAVLPLIWKPPQSVVIELEQDLKQMIVRHSFLTVVHACIKCLCALSKAADRGPRLLEYLVNIFYKHLSGSNSSNSDSQLLGRSLFCLGLLLRYGSQLMAASENQLDFPKIISLLKKEYLLKDDFSLKVRGLQALGYILIAKPDFMLRKDISTLIESSLSSVVDYRLKIQGLQNLFEYLRDAESQLNAESTGKPTPNATNSGSEVPVAAGAGDTNICGGIIQLYWNSILERCLDINDQVRQTALKIVEIVLRQGLVHPITCVPHLIALETDPLEGNSKLAHHLLMNMNEKYPSFFESRLGDGLQMSFRFFESTISNHDMVATNMKSNPIAFVKPGISRIYRLIRANRNSRNKFVHSIVRKFEGDNRSYPTISFLMYCAEVLASLPFTSPDEPLYLIYDINRVIQLRAGAVEANLKNWTSMYQQQEMVGMPRDTGDVMHEPGGCSDQNLVDVSQMMLGNTCSTPVVNMAKLQEDCHGAIALQLLLKLKRHLKTVYSLTDARCQAFSLKDPPKSGETISKQNIPLNISNTNTSLPSCPQDAACVYQDFKTVLREDTVDYGMYTVSAQKKRPTPRSSSRVRRPAAVTRGRGGGGGGGDEDTDDEDWTGGGARVLDLSAQGGRVTRQRVQV, translated from the exons ATGCGAAAGGACCATGGATTTCCTCGGGATGACCCTATCCCACATAGCGAGCATCTTAAT AATGATCTAACACAAGATCCAGTTGCTTCAAAGAAGCCAAAAGTTAGGAAGAAAGAAATCCATAATTCTGCTTCAAGTTCTGACCCTAGCATTCCTAATAGTCAAG AAGTTATCGCCAACTTCTGTGAGATGGTAGAAGATTTCTGTGGAAGAGTAGAAATTCCTGATGATGCAGATGGTGATGAGTGGCTATCAATTCCACTGAATGATGCTAAAGTTCTTGTAAATGAAATCACATTTGTTCGGTCAAAAAAGATTTTGCATGAGATTCCGATGGATACACTTACAAGGCTATTACATGTGATAGACCGTCAGATCCGGTGTTCTCAAGGTTTATCAATAGATGTGAAGGAAAAT GCTGATGCTGCAGATGCTGAACCCTTGGTTTTCTCTGCTTTGGAGTCCATTCATGCAGCATTAGCTATAATGACCCACCATGACATGCCAAAGCAGCTGTATCGAGAAGAA CTTATTGAGAGAATTCTTGATTTCTCACGACATCAGATCATTGATTGTATGGCTGCAAGTAACCCAACCTTTCGAGCTCTTTACAAACCAGCTGAAAAAGTCACAAATGATG gggatgaggatgaagaagacatGGGAAATGGACCAGCTAACAAAAGGAGGCGTACTGCTAATTTAAGCATGAGAAAATCTTCTACAAACAA AGTTTCTGCCTCTATACATTCAGCTGTACAGAAACTGTGCTTGATATTGGGCTTTCTTACGGAACTCCTGACAACAGTGCGCTTATCAGATAGTTGTATTTTGCAATTAGCAAAAACATGCTTTACCACATTCCTGGTGGACAATATGCAACTTTTACAATTGAAAGCAATTGGTGTCATTTGCACG GTTTTTTCATCATACACACAACACAGGACATACTTGGTTGATGAAACACTTGTTCTTCTTCGTAAGCTACAGTTTTCAAAAAATGCTATTAGAACTTACCATCTAGCAGATGAAGAACATAAGCAAATCCAGATGATAACAGCATTGTTAGTTCACCTGGTTCAGTTCAGTGCAAATGTTCCTGATGGTTTAAAGGGAACGGTGAACTGGAGCACTATTGTTGATGCATCGATAGACGCTAGTTATCCAATCAAATGCTATGAAGCAGCAACGGAGGCTTGCTGCCTTTTTTGGACCAATGTGCTTCAACGTTTCACTGCTGCTAAATCTCAGGATATGTCGGAAGCCAAAGGGATTATAGATAATCTTGTGCAGGACTTGCTAACTATACTAAACTTGCCTGAGTATCCAGCTGCTGCCCCAGTACTTGAG GTTCTCTGTGTGTTGCTGCTTCAAAATGCTGGATTGAAATCAAAGGACACCTCTGCTCGCTGTTTTGCTATTGATCTTCTTGGTGGTATTGCATCAAGGTTGAAACGTGATTCGGTTATCTGTAGCAAGGAGAAGCTTTGGATATTGCAAGAACTCATTGATACTGAAAGTGATGGCTCGAAAATCTTAAAGAATAAATGCTGTATTTGTCTTGGTGGAAGAGGTataaatatgcaatgtgatgtCTGTGGAAGATGTTTCCATTCAGATTGTGTGGGTGCTGTTAGTCAGGAAAACCTACAGTGTGATTATGCCTGTCCATTATGCTTTTGCAAACGGCAGCTCAGTGTGTTACAGTCATATTATGAGTTGCAAAATAAAGAGAACGGCAAAAGAAATGCTGCCTCTCATCGGAAGAAATCCACTGTACCTGATGAGGTGACAGCTGTGGATATTGTTCAACAAATACTTTTGACTTATATCCAGGAAGGTGGTCCACAAGATGATGGAAATTTGTTTACACGATG GTTCTATCTCTGCATGTGGTACAAAGATGATCCACATTCTCAAGAGAAGATCATCTACTATCTTGCCAGACTGAAAACTAAAGACATTCTGCGGGATTCTGGCAATGGTTTGGTATTATCCAGAGATTGGGCTAAGAAAATTTGTTTGGCACTTGGCCAGAAGAACTCATTTTCTAGAGGGTTCGATAAAATCCTTTCCCTCCTTTTG GCTAGCTTGAGAGAAAATTCTCCTGTAATAAGAGCAAAGGCCTTGCGTGCA GTCAGCAGTATAGTCGAAGCTGATCCTGAGGTGTTGGGTGACAAACGTGTCCAGTCTGCTGTTGAAGGAAGGTTTTGTGACTCAGCTATTTCTGTCCGTGAAGCTGCGCTTGAGCTTGTGGGTAGACACATTGCTTCACATCCTGATGTCGGCCTGAAG TATATTGAGAAAGTGGCTGAGCGGATAAAGGACACAGGAGTAAGTGTTCGCAAACGTGCGATCAAAATCATCCGTGATCTGTGTGCTTCAAATCCAAACACGGACACTACTCGTGCCTTTGTGGAGATAATTTCTCGTGTTAATGACGAGGAGTCTAGTGTACAG GATCTTGTATGCAAAACATTTTATGAGCTATGGTTTGAAGAACCAACTGGGAGTCATAAGCACTTGGTTGCTGATGGTAGTTCAGTTCCTATGGAGATTGCAGTAAAGACCGAACAAATTGTTGACATGTTGAGAAAGATGCCCAATCACCTACCCCTCATTACCATTGTAAAGCGCAACTTGGCTCTTGATTTCCTTCCACAGTCAGCTAAGGCCACAGGCATTAACTCATCATTTATGGCATCTCTAAGAAAGCGTTGTGAGTTGATATGTAAGCGCTTGTTGGAAAGAATACTGCAG GTGGAAGAGGGAGCTGCTAGTGAGACTGAAGTCCATGCACTTCCTTATGTTCTTGCCTTGCAAGCATTTTGCATTGTTGATCCCACCCTCTGCACTCCTGCAACTCAACCTTTTCAGTTTGTTGAAACACTTCAACCATACCTTAAGAAGCAG GTTGACAATAAATCAACAGCTCAGTTGCTTGAAAGTATAATTTTTGTAATTGATGCTGTTCTTCCACTCATATGGAAGCCACCACAATCTGTGGTAATAGAGCTAGAGCAGGATCTGAAGCAGATGATTGTTCGACACTCCTTTTTGACAGTTGTGCATGCCTGTATCAA GTGCCTTTGCGCCCTTAGCAAAGCAGCAGATAGAGGGCCAAGGTTATTGGAATACCTTGTAAACATTTTTTACAAGCATCTGTCGGGTTCTAACTCTTCTAATTCTGATAGTCAG CTTTTGGGCCGATCATTGTTTTGTCTTGGACTGCTCCTTAGGTATGGTTCTCAACTCATGGCAGCATCCGAAAATCAACTTGATTTCCCAAAGATTATCAGCTTGCTGAAGAAGGAATATCTTCTCAAGGATGATTTCAGCTTGAAGGTTCGAGGTTTGCAG GCTTTGGGATACATACTTATTGCAAAGCCTGATTTTATGCTACGTAAAGATATCTCAACCCTAATAGAGTCATCATTGTCTTCTGTTGTTGATTATAGATTAAAG ATTCAAGGATTGCAGAACCTTTTTGAGTATCTACGTGATGCGGAAAGCCAGCTCAATGCAGAGAGTACTGGCAAGCCTACACCCAATGCAACAAACAGTGGAAGTGAAGTGCCTGTTGCTGCAGGTGCTGGAGATACTAACATATGCGGTGGTATTATCCAATTATATTGGAATTCTATTCTTGAAAGATGCTTGGATATAAATGATCAAGTCCGTCAAACTGCACTAAAG attgttGAAATTGTTCTCCGCCAGGGTTTGGTTCACCCCATTACTTGTGTTCCACACCTTATAGCACTAGAAACTGACCCACTGGAGGGGAACTCAAAGTTGGCTCATCATCTGCTAATGAATATGAATGAAAA GTACCCTTCATTTTTTGAAAGCCGGTTAGGTGATGGCCTGCAGATGTCATTTCGATTTTTCGAGTCCACAATCAGCAATCATGATATGGTGGCCACAAACATGAAATCTAATCCAATTGCGTTTGTTAAACCTGGGATATCTCGAATATACCGCCTCATCCGTGCAAACCGGAATTCCAGGAACAAATTTGTACACTCAATAGTCCGTAAATTTGAGGGTGATAACCGCAGTTACCCCACAATTAGCTTTCTCAT GTACTGTGCTGAAGTTCTTGCGTCTCTCCCATTCACAAGCCCTGATGAGCCACTTTACTTGATATATGATATAAATCGGGTTATTCAATTAAGAGCTGGAGCAGTTGAGgcaaatttgaaaaattggaCTTCCATGTATCAGCAGCAAGAAATGGTGGGTATGCCAAGAGACACTGGTGATGTTATGCATGAGCCTGGGGGATGCTCTGACCAAAATTTGGTTGATGTTTCTCAAATGATGCTTGGCAATACATGCAGCACGCCAGTTGTTAACATGGCCAAACTTCAG GAGGATTGCCATGGCGCGATAGCCCTGCAGCTCCTTCTCAAGCTGAAGAGACATCTGAAAACTGTCTATAGTTTAACCGATGCCCGGTGTCAG GCATTTTCTTTGAAGGATCCACCAAAATCTGGCGAAACAATCTCCAAGCAGAATATCCCATTGAACATTAGTAATACCAACACCAGTTTGCCGAGCTGCCCGCAGGATGCAGCATGTGTATACCAG GATTTCAAGACAGTGCTGCGAGAAGACACCGTGGACTACGGGATGTACACCGTTTCGGCCCAGAAAAAACGTCCGACTCCAAGAAGCTCGTCGAGAGTAAGAAGACCGGCGGCTGTTACAAgaggccgtggtggtggtggtggtggtggtgatgaggaCACCGATGACGAAGATTGGACTGGTGGTGGAGCAAGAGTGCTGGACTTAAGCGCTCAGGGTGGGCGAGTAACAAGGCAGAGGGTCCAAGTCTGA
- the LOC127780874 gene encoding uncharacterized protein LOC127780874, with the protein MAAAAAVAAAGRAVRYGVLSKALPTRLHINSGRGLDISEAEGPLDRYIQVLMNERNLGKVRSIEKILSKRDMVRESSESLILERMKKIGTHNTKHAWMVAGVTISGYLFGAAFVALLTESQLPKREEEKEA; encoded by the exons atggcggcggcggcggcggtggcggcggctgggagGGCAGTCCGGTACGGCGTGTTATCGAAAGCGCTGCCGACACGGCTGCACATCAACAGCGGCCGAGGTCTCGACATCTCCGAGGCTGAGGGCCCTCTCGATAGGTACATCCAGGTGTTGATG AATGAAAGAAACCTTGGAAAAGTAAGGAGTATAGAGAAGATTTTGTCAAAAAGAGATATGGTGAGAGAAAGCTCTGAGAG CCTGATCCTTGAGCGCATGAAGAAGATTGGCACACACAATACGAAACATGCGTGGATGGTTGCTGGCGTCACTATTTCCGGGTACTTGTTTGGGGCCGCATTCGTTGCCCTTCTTACAGAGTCCCAACTGCCAAAGCgtgaagaggagaaagaggctTGA